In the Danio rerio strain Tuebingen ecotype United States chromosome 8, GRCz12tu, whole genome shotgun sequence genome, one interval contains:
- the rorca gene encoding RAR-related orphan receptor C a (The RefSeq protein has 2 substitutions and aligns at 99% coverage compared to this genomic sequence), giving the protein MRAQIEVIPCKICGDKSSGIHYGVITCEGCKGFFRRSQQNNAMYSCSRQRNCIIDRTNRNRCQHCRLQKCLALGMSRDAVKFGRMSKKQRDSLYAEVQKHQQSQERAGGLGNGISSHTGDEAGENGNGHSRAYSRGSSTTLSDLDDITTLPDGLLFDLPLTPEEAADYCSLELLGGSSGNSSSSQSSPESNRQEFGDVTHIKHEYMSPHESGLFTRSILNPPEGCSLMEIERITQNVIKSHIETSQYSTEELKRLAWTLYTPEEIRVYQNKPTEMLWQQCAVQLTNAIQYVVEFAKRISGFMDLSQNDQIILLKAGCLDVLLIRMCRAYNPINNTLLFDGKFASPQLFKALGCDDLVSAVFEMAKTLSRLQLSGEEMALFTATVLLSPDRPWLTDAQKVQKLQEKVYVALQHYLHKSGVHEEKLARMVSKLPMMKSICNLHIDKLEFFRLLHPETAYNFPALYREVFCSEITFPDSTEG; this is encoded by the exons AGCTCAAATTGAAGTAATCCCATGCAAGATTTGCGGGGACAAATCATCAGGCATCCACTATGGGGTGATCACTTGTGAAGGCTGCAAG ggCTTCTTCCGTCGAAGTCAGCAGAACAATGCCATGTACTCCTGCTCAAGGCAGAGGAACTGCATTATTGACCGAACCAATCGCAACCGCTGCCAGCATTGCCGCCTGCAGAAGTGTCTGGCACTGGGCATGAGCCGTGATG CGGTGAAGTTTGGCCGCATGTCAAAAAAGCAGCGTGACAGTCTTTACGCCGAGGTTCAGAAGCACCAGCAGTCCCAGGAGCGAGCAGGGGGTCTTGGCAATGGTATATCCAGCCACACTGGGGATGAGGCTGGGGAGAACGGCAACGGGCACAGTCGGGCTTACAGTCGGGGCTCCAGCACCACCCTCAGCGATCTGGATGACATTACCACACTACCAGACGGTCTTCTTTTTGATCTGCCGCTCACACCGGAGGAAGCTGCAGATTACTGCAGTTTAGAGTTATTGGGAGGAAGCAGTGGGAACAGTTCGTCTTCCCAGAGTTCTCCTGAGTCAAACAGACAAGAGTTTGGTGACGTGACGCACATCAAACACGAGTATATGAGCCCACACGAGTCTGGACTCTTCACTCGCTCGATACTTAATCCACCTGAAGGCTGCTCATTGATGGAAATAG AACGGATCacacaaaatgtgataaaatccCACATTGAGACAAGTCAATACAGCACAGAAGAACTGAAAAGATTAGCCTGGACCCTCTACACACCTGAAGAGATCCGTGTCTACCAAAACAAG CCCACAGAGATGCTGTGGCAGCAGTGTGCAGTGCAACTCACCAACGCCATTCAGTATGTGGTGGAGTTTGCCAAGCGAATCTCTGGATTCATGGACTTGTCTCAAAATGACCAGATTATCCTTCTGAAAGCAG GCTGCTTGGACGTGCTTTTGATCCGAATGTGTCGGGCCTACAACCCCATCAACAACACGCTGTTGTTCGATGGAAAGTTTGCAAGCCCACAGCTGTTCAAAGCACTCG gtTGTGATGATCTGGTGAGCGCTGTGTTTGAGATGGCTAAAACCCTCAGTCGGCTGCAGCTGTCGGAAGAAGAGATGGCTCTATTTACTGCTACTGTGCTTCTGTCTCCAG ACCGACCTTGGTTGACAGATGCCCAGAAAGTGCAGAAGCTTCAGGAGAAGGTCTATGTTGCTTTGCAACACTATCTTCATAAAAGCGGTGTCCATGAGGAGAAACTGGCCAAG ATGGTCTCCAAGTTACCCATGATGAAGTCTATTTGCAATCTCCATATTGATAAGCTGGAGTTTTTCCGCCTCCTTCACCCAGAAACAGCCTACAACTTCCCTGCTCTCTACAGAGAGGTTTTCTGCAGCGAGATCACCTTCCCTGACTCCACCGAAGGCTAA